A region of the Zhihengliuella halotolerans genome:
CGCGGTCAAGACGACGGCGGCCGGGAACCAGCTGCTCATCGGATACCTGGCCGCGCCCGCGGACCACGACCTGGTCGCGGCCCGCGAGCGCCTCGCCGTCGAACTGCCGGCCGCGCTGATCCCGCGCCTGGCCGTCGTCGAGTCCCTGCCGACCAAGACGAGCGGCAAGGTGGACCGGAACGCGCTGCCGTGGCCGCTCGCGCAGCTGAACGTGAACGACGACGACGGGCTGCCGGATCTGAGCGCGGACGCCCGGTTCATCGTCGACTCCTGGACGGCTGTGCTCGGCGCCGAGCCGGCCAGCCTCGATGCAGACTTCTTCGCCGCCGGCGGCGGCTCGCTGACCGCCGCGCAGCTCGTCTCCCGCCTGCGTGTGCGGTACCCGTCGGTCACCGTCGGCGACCTCTACCAACACCCGCGGCTCGGAGCCCTGCTCGAGTCACTCGGCGAGGGCACCGCCGACGACGACGCCCCGCAGCGCACTGTGGCCCGGACCAGCCGGAACGCCCAGGTCGTCCAGACGCTCCTCGGCATCCCGCTGTTCGTGCTCGTCGGCCTGCGCTGGCTGACGTACCTGCTCATCGGCAACGGCATCGCAGGCGCCCTGGGGATCTTCACGTCCCCCGTCACGGTCGACTGGTGGGCCCTCGCAGCGCTGTGGCTGGTCTTCGTGAGCCCGCTCGGGCGCATGGGCCTCTCCGTCGTCGCGGCACGGGCGCTACTGCGCGGGCTCACTCCCGGCGTCTACCCGCGTTCGGGCAGCGTGCACCTGCGCCTCTGGCTGGCCCAGCACGTCGCCGACCTGATCGACCCGGTCTCCCTCATGAGCGCCCCGTGGGTGCCCCTGTACGCGCGGGCGCTCGGGGCGAAGGTCGGGCGCGACGCGACCCTGCACTCGGTGCCCCCGATCACCGGCATGCTCACCGTCGGCAGAGGCGCAAGTGTCGAGCCGGAGGTGGACCTCTCCGGCTACTGGATCGATGGCGACGACGTGCACGTCGGCGCCATCGTGATCGGCGCCCGCGCGAGCGTCGGGGCCCGCTCGACCCTCCTGCCCGGCGCCCGGGTCGGTGCCGGCACCGAGGTGCGCTCCGGATCCGCCGTCGTCGGCGCCACACGCCCCGACTCGACCTACGCGGGCTCGCCCGCCAAGCGCACCGGCAAGGCCAAACCCGCCTGGCCCGAGTCCAAGCCCTCCGGCGGCGCGCTCGCGACCATCGGCTTCGGGGCCGCCTCGGCCGCGCTCGCGCTCGTGCCCTGGGTCTCGGTCCTGGGCGCGGCCCTGCTCGGGGCCTGGATGCTGCGCGGCGGCGATTCGCTGTCCGGCGACTGGCTGGCGCTGGCCGCCGTCGTGCCCGCCGTCGCCCTCGCCTGGTTCCTCGGCACCGCCGTGCTGATCGCGCTCGCGGTGCGGGCCCTCGGGATCGGTCTGCGCGCCGGGTGGCACCCCGTGCGCAGCCGGATCGGCTGGCAGGTCTGGGCCACCGAGCGCCTGCTCGACGTGGCCCGCGACCTGCTCTTCCCCCTCTATGCGTCGCTCTTCACACCCGTCTGGCTCCGCCTCCTCGGGGCCAAGGTCGGCCGGAACGTCGAGGCGTCGACCGTCCTGCTCGTGCCGAAGATGACGACGATCGCCTCCGGCGCGTTCCTCGCCGACGACACCATGGTGGCCTCCTACGAGCTCGGCGGCGGGTGGATGCACGTGGGCCCGGCCAAGATCGGCAAGCGGGCGTTCCTCGGCAACTCCGGCATCGCCGCCGCCGGCCGCCGCGTGCCCAAGCGCGGGCTCGTCGCGGTCCTCTCGGCGACGCCCCCCAAGGCCAAAGCCGGGTCGTCGTGGCTCGGCAGCCCGCCCGTGAGGCTGCGCCGCGTCGAACAGGACCTCGACGAGTCGCGCACGTTCCTGCCTCCGCGACGACTCAAGGTCGCCCGCGCCGCGTGGGAGCTCTGCCGATTCGTCCCGGTCGTGGTGACCGTGGGCATCGCCGCCGGCGTGCTCGCGGGCCTCGACTGGCTCTCCAGCGCGTGGGGGCCGGTGGCTGCCGGCGCGGTCAGCGGGGCGGTCATGCTCGCGGCCGGGGCCGTCGCCGCCGTCGTCTCCATCGTCGCCAAGTGGGTGCTCGTCGGCCCGATCCGCGCGGGCCGGCACGCGCTGTGGACGTCGTTCATCTGGCGCAACGAGGTCGTCGACACGTTCGTCGAGATGGTCTGCGCGCCGTGGTTCGCGCGCGCCGCCTCCGGCACTCCTGCCCTCGTCTGGTTCCTGCGCGGCCTCGGCGCCCGTATCGGCCACGGCGTCTGGTGCGAGAGCTACTGGCTGCCCGAGGCCGACCTCGTGCGCCTTGGCGACTCTTCAACCGTCAACCGCGGCTGCGTCGTCCAGACGCACCTCTTCCACGACCGGGTCATGGCCATCGACTCCGTCGTGCTGGGCCGCGGCGCCACGCTCGGTCCCAACGGCGTGATCCTGCCGGCGGCCTCGATCGGCGACGGCGCCACGGTGGGCCCGGTCTCGCTCGTCATGCGCGGCGAGGACATCATGGGCTCGACCTCGTGGATGGGTAACCCGGTCACCCCGTGGCAGCGGCCCGCGCCCGCCGTCATCGTGCACGACGACGGCGCCGACGAGCCACTCGTGCCCGTGAACACGTAGGGTTGACTCCTATGAGCACGCCGACAGCCCCCGTCTTGCCGGACCCCTATCTGCCCGAGAACGGCAGCGACGGCTACCGGGTCGAGCACTACGATCTGGACCTCGAGTGCAAGCTCGGCGGCAACCACCTCGCGGGCACCGCGACCATCACCGCGACGTCGGCGCGCGCGCTGGCGAAGATCGAGTTCGACCTTGCCGGGCTCAAGGTCCTCAAGGTCTCCGTGAACGGCAAGAAGGCCGCCTTCAAGATGCGCGGGGACCGCCTGGTGGTCTCGCCGGCCACCCGCGTGCCGGCCGGCGAGCGCTTCACCGCGGCGATCCGCTACGCCGGCAGCCCGAGCCCGCGCGCCGGGGTCTGGGGCGAAGTCGGCTGGGAGGAACTCGACGACGGCGTGCTCGTCGCCGGCCAGCCCAACGGGGCGGCCACCTGGTTCCCCTGCAACGACCACCCCAGCCAGAAGGCGACGTACCGGATCGCCGTCGCGACGGACGCCGACTACCGCGCCGTGTGCAACGGCGAGCTCGTCGACCACACGCGCAAAGCCAGCCGGGAGCGCTGGGTGTACGAGGTGCGCGAGCCCATGGCGACCTATCTGGCGACCCTGCAGATCGGCCGCTACGAGCGCTGGGTCATCCCCGCAGACGGCGCCGGCATCGGCGGCCGGCACGCGGCCGCCGTCGTCTTGCCCGCGCAGATCCTGCTGGCGCCGGCCGAGCTGAAGGCGAAGGCGGAGGCGGCGTTCGCCGACCAGCCGCGGATGATCGCGACGTTCAGCGAGGCGTTCGGGCCGTACCCGTTTGACGCGTACGCGGCGGTCGTGACGGAGGACGAGCTCGAGATCCCGCTCGAGGCTCACGGGCTCTCGATCTTCGGGCGCAACCATCTGGCACCCGGCTGGGAGCAGCAGCGGCTCATCGCCCACGAGCTCTCCCACCAGTGGTTCGGCAACTCGCTGACCGCCGCGAGGCTGCAGGACATCTGGATGCACGAGGGCTTCGCGTGCTACGCCGAGTGGCTGTGGTCCGAGGCC
Encoded here:
- a CDS encoding M1 family metallopeptidase, with protein sequence MSTPTAPVLPDPYLPENGSDGYRVEHYDLDLECKLGGNHLAGTATITATSARALAKIEFDLAGLKVLKVSVNGKKAAFKMRGDRLVVSPATRVPAGERFTAAIRYAGSPSPRAGVWGEVGWEELDDGVLVAGQPNGAATWFPCNDHPSQKATYRIAVATDADYRAVCNGELVDHTRKASRERWVYEVREPMATYLATLQIGRYERWVIPADGAGIGGRHAAAVVLPAQILLAPAELKAKAEAAFADQPRMIATFSEAFGPYPFDAYAAVVTEDELEIPLEAHGLSIFGRNHLAPGWEQQRLIAHELSHQWFGNSLTAARLQDIWMHEGFACYAEWLWSEAAGQGTVDERARAAYAGLAKKPQDVRVGEPGAANMFDDRVYKRGALTVHAVRRWLGDTAFFAMLRAWTQANRHGHVDYPRFIAHVDQAAGHADGAEELMRPWLFATALPPFPVSRA
- a CDS encoding Pls/PosA family non-ribosomal peptide synthetase, producing MSSETPVHPCQFPRADAAPEARTLVEIFQRSVERWPDALALDDGDTALTYAELAEEVRRKALELHQAGLGAGDRVGVRIPSGTRELYISILATLTLGAAYVPVDADDPDERARLVFTEAQVAGILRGGGDDVVSKDRPAPFPSPRAAAAGDDAWIIFTSGSTGTPKGVAVSQRSAAAFVDAEARMFLQDEPLGPGDRVLAGLSVAFDASCEEMWLAWRHGACLVPAPRALVRSGVDLGPWLTSRGITAVSTVPTLAAIWPAEALENVRLLIFGGEACPPELAARLSTPERELWNTYGPTEATVVACGALMDGTDPVRIGLPLDGWDLAVVDAAGIPVGDGETGELIIGGVGLARYLDPAKDAEKYAPMPTLGWERAYRSGDLVVNDPAGLIFVGRADEQVKLGGRRIELGEIDAALQALPGVAGAAAAVKTTAAGNQLLIGYLAAPADHDLVAARERLAVELPAALIPRLAVVESLPTKTSGKVDRNALPWPLAQLNVNDDDGLPDLSADARFIVDSWTAVLGAEPASLDADFFAAGGGSLTAAQLVSRLRVRYPSVTVGDLYQHPRLGALLESLGEGTADDDAPQRTVARTSRNAQVVQTLLGIPLFVLVGLRWLTYLLIGNGIAGALGIFTSPVTVDWWALAALWLVFVSPLGRMGLSVVAARALLRGLTPGVYPRSGSVHLRLWLAQHVADLIDPVSLMSAPWVPLYARALGAKVGRDATLHSVPPITGMLTVGRGASVEPEVDLSGYWIDGDDVHVGAIVIGARASVGARSTLLPGARVGAGTEVRSGSAVVGATRPDSTYAGSPAKRTGKAKPAWPESKPSGGALATIGFGAASAALALVPWVSVLGAALLGAWMLRGGDSLSGDWLALAAVVPAVALAWFLGTAVLIALAVRALGIGLRAGWHPVRSRIGWQVWATERLLDVARDLLFPLYASLFTPVWLRLLGAKVGRNVEASTVLLVPKMTTIASGAFLADDTMVASYELGGGWMHVGPAKIGKRAFLGNSGIAAAGRRVPKRGLVAVLSATPPKAKAGSSWLGSPPVRLRRVEQDLDESRTFLPPRRLKVARAAWELCRFVPVVVTVGIAAGVLAGLDWLSSAWGPVAAGAVSGAVMLAAGAVAAVVSIVAKWVLVGPIRAGRHALWTSFIWRNEVVDTFVEMVCAPWFARAASGTPALVWFLRGLGARIGHGVWCESYWLPEADLVRLGDSSTVNRGCVVQTHLFHDRVMAIDSVVLGRGATLGPNGVILPAASIGDGATVGPVSLVMRGEDIMGSTSWMGNPVTPWQRPAPAVIVHDDGADEPLVPVNT